The Agrobacterium larrymoorei genome includes the window GGAATACCAACAAGCTTCAGAAGTTCCAGAACACGCGCGCGCGCTTCTTTTTTGCTACCGCCGCGATGGTGGATGATCGGCTCGGCAATCTGCGCGCCGATCCTGTAGAGCGGATCGAGCGAAGTCATCGGCTCCTGAAAAATCATGGTGATTTTCGCGCCGCGAATATTGTTCAGCTCATTGACCGGCAGCCCGATCAACTCGCGTCCACGATACTTCGCCGAGCCCTGGATCACGCCGTTGGACGCAAGCAGACCCATGATGCCCATCATGGTCTGGCTTTTGCCCGAGCCGGATTCGCCCACAACGGCCAGCGTTTCACCCTGTTTGACGTCCAGATCGATACCCTTGACGGCACTGACCGTGCCGTCTGGCGTCGTGAAGTCCACCTTGAGATTGCGGACAGTGAGAATGGTTTCAGATGTCGTATTCATGTCAACGATCCTTTGGATCGAGTGCATCACGCAACCCGTCGCCCACGAAGTTCAGCGAAAACAGCGTCAGCACGAAGAAGATTGCCGGGAATATCAGCAACCATGGGGCAGACTGAATATTGTTGGCGCCTTCGGAAATCAGCGCGCCCCAGCTGGTAAGCGGCGCCTGAACACCGAGACCGAGAAAGGAAAGGAAGCTTTCCAGAAGAATGACCTTCGGCACAACAACCGTCACGAACACCACGACAGGGCCAATCGTATTGGGAATGATATGGCGGCGGATGATCTGCCAGTCACTCAAACCCAATGCCTGTGCGGCCCCCACGAATTCCCGCCGTTTCAGGGCAAGCGTCTGGCCACGCACGATGCGCGCCATATCCAGCCACTCCACTGCCCCGATAACGAGGAAGATGAGGATGAAGCTGCGACCAAAGAAGACCACGAGCACCACGACCAGAAAGACGAATGGCAGGGAGTAGAGGATTTCAACGAAGCGCATCATCACATTGTCGACGCGCCCGCCGATATAACCCGCCGTCGCGCCGTAAAGAACGCCGATGCCGAGCGAAACAAGGCTGGCTAGAACGCCGACCGCAATCGAGATTTGCCCGCCCAGCATAACGCGGGCCAGCATATCACGGCCGTTGGAATCCGTACCGAAGAAGAAGTATTCGCGATTGACATCGCCTTCCAGCTTCAGCGTGCGTCCATCATCTTCCGTTGCGACGACCTTGGTGTTTTCGAACTCGTTGGCGCGGTCGAAGTAACGGGTCGTGCGTGGATCGATCTGGCTGCTGGAAGTTACGGTTGCTGTAAAGGTCTGACCTTCGACGGCAAACTCCTTCAGCTCCACACGGGCACGGCCAGCAACGCCTTCCATGACGCCTTGCAGATTGTTCACATCCGGGCGCGGCTCGAGGCTTGGCGCCACGGATACATAGGACGAGAACACCTGATCATAGGTATGCGTGAGAAAATGCGGCCCGATGAACGAGAAAAGCGTGATCAGCACCAGCATGATGGAGCCAGCCATGGCCGCCTTGTTTCTTCTGAAACGCAAGGCGGCAAGCTGGAAAAGGCTTCGGCTTTTCACCGATTGTTGGGGGGCAATATTGCCGGAAATATCAGTCATGTCTGACCCTCGGATCGAGCAGGCCGTAGAGAATATCGACCACGAGATTGAAGACGATAACGAAGATGGCGATGAGAACGACGGTCCCCATGACTAGCGTATAGTCACGATTGATGGCGCCCAGAACGAAGTAGCGGCCCACGCCCGGAATCGTGAAGATCGTCTCGATAACCGCCGAACCCGTAAGCAGCGCTGCCGCGCAAGGCGCTAGATAGGACACGACCGGCAGCATGGCTGCACGCATGGCATGGAACACGACGACACTGCGGGCTGGAAGACCATAGGCCTTGGCCGTGCGAATGTGGTCCATGCGCAGCGCTTCGATCATAGCACCGCGCGTCAAACGCGCGATGACTGCAAGCTGCGGCAAAGCAAGGGCAATCATCGGAAGAATGAGATATCGCAGCGAGCCATCGCCCCAGCTACCGGCAGGCAGAAGGCCGAGAAGTACGGCGAAGATCAGCGTCAGAACCGGAGCAACGACGAAGTTCGGCACGGTAACGCCAACCGTCGAGATGGACATGATGGAGAAATCGAAAGCGCTGTTCTGGCGAAGCGCGGCAAAAGTTCCAGCAAGAATGCCGCCAACCAGCGCCAGAAGAAGAGCGTAGCAGCCCAGTTCCAGCGAGTAAGGCAGGCCCTTGCCGATCAACTGCGCGACGGTATTGTCTTTATAGATGTAGCTCGGGCCGAAATCGCCGGTAACGGCGTTGCCGAGATAGATGAGATACTGGCGCCAAAGAGGCTCATCCAGATGATAGGTTCTCATCAGATTTTCCATGGTCTGCGGCGGCAGGGGGCGTTCAAGGTTGAACGGACCGCCCGGCGCAAAACGCATCAGGAAAAACGAAATCGTGACGACGATAAACAACGTCGGCACGGCGCTCGCCAAACGGCGCAGAATAAATGAGATCATAGTTTTTCAGGCTCCGGCGTGGCACGGTGGTTTTGGCCACCGTGCCAGCACTGCTTATTCGGAAACGCTCAGGAAGCGGCTGAGGTGTTCGTTAGCAGCGTTGTCTTGCCAACCCTTCACGCGGTTGGAAACCAGCCAAAGGTCCGCCTGTGTCAGCAGCGGCGCAACGGGCTGCTCTTTCATGAGAATGGTTTCAGCCTCATGCAGCAGCTTGGAACGGGCTGCAGGATCTTTCTCATCGTAGGACTTCTGCATCAGCCCATCAAACTCCGCGTTGTTGAACTTGGAATAGTTGAAGGTCTTGTTGGAAGAGACCGAGAGCGCGAGGAAGTTTTCCGCATCCGCGTAGTCGGCAACCCAGCCGGCACGCGCGACATTGTATTTGCCGCCTTCTTGCAGGTAACCATAGTGCGAAGCAACGTCGAGGTTTACCAGCGAAACGTTAGCACCGAAGGTGTTCTTCCACATATCCGCGACAGCCGTTGCCACACGCTCATGGTTCGGGTTGGTGTTGTAGCGGATTTCGATGGAGAGCGGCTTGGCGCCTTCGCCATAGCCTGCTTCCTTCATCAGCTTGACGGCTTCGTCTTCACGGTCAAGCTGGGAGAGACCCGCAAAATCTGCCTTTGCAGGCTCACCGTAAGACGCCATGCCCGGAGGAACCATGGAATAAGCCGGAACCTGCGAACCGCTATAGATTTCCTTGGCAAGGAAGTCACGGTCGACAGCCATGGAAAGGGCGCGGCGAACGCGAACGTCGTTGTAAGGCGCTTCGCGGGTATCGAAGGTGTAATAATAGGTCGCAAGCGTCGGCGAAACGTGAACCTGTTCGCCATAGGACTTCTTCAGACGCTCGATCTGGTCTGCGGAGAAGTTGAAGGCGAGATCCATTTCCTTCGCTTCGAAGCGACGAACGGACGCGGCCTGATCGTCGATCGGGTAGAAGATGACCTTGTCGATCTTGGTGTTGGCTGCATCCCAGAAATTGGTGTTCTTGACCACGGTCAGGCTGTCATTGGGAACGTGAGCTTCAAGCTTGTAAGCGCCGTTCGAAACCATGACGCCCGGCTTGACGAAATCGGTACCATTCTTTTCGTAGCTGGCCTTGGAAATCGGCAGAGCCGTCTGGTGCGCAAGAAGTTCGAGGAAGAACGGAGTCGAACGCTCAAGCGTGATTTCCAGCGTCTTGTCATCCACCGCCTTCACGCCAAGCTGGTCAACGGGCACTTCACCCTTGTTGATCTTCTCGGCATTCTTGATCGGATAGAGAATGTTGGCGTATTTCGCCGCCGTCTTGGGGTCTTCAACGCGCTGATAGGAGAACACGAAGTCTCCAGCCGTTACCGGCGTACCATCAGACCACTTCGCGTCTGCGCGCAGCTTGAATGTGTAGACGGTACCGTCATCGGAAAGCGTCCAGCTTTCTGCCGTGCCAGGGATGATCTTGCCAGCTGCATCGTAAATCGTCAGACCTTCGAACAGGTCTTTCAGAATGAATGCTTCGATGTTGATCGAGGTCTGCGCCTGGTCGAGCGTTTGCGGCTCACCCGCGTTACCACGATGCAGAACGGTTTCAGCCAGTGCAGAGCTTGCGCCAATCAGAAGCGAGCCTAGCAGGAGAGCAGCGCGCGTTGTTGTTTTTATAGACATCATTTTTGTTTCCCCAAGATAGTTTGGAGACTGCAAACAAGGACAAAATCGGGAAACGCGCAACCCCAATATTTTCCAACCGGTTAAATTGTAACCTTTCCATCAGGCCTGTTGAAACCCGCAGAGCGCGCTTGATGCGCAAAAATATACGATAAAACAACCACTCTCACCCAGTCGCCGATCCGTCTGGCTGACTGACAAGTTGCCTACAATTCTCTACGGATGGCTGTGGAAAAGTATGATGATTGAGTTGTCAATGGATCGGAGCTATTAGGATACATGGCCCATAAACAGCCCTTGAGCAATTTTCGCTTTCCGCTAAAGTGAAAGAAAACGAAAATATATACTCTAGGGGCGAGACATGTTTTTCAGCGCAAGGCAGATGGAAATCATCGAACTGGCGAAGACTGAGGGACGGGTGCTGGTGGAAGAGCTGGCGTCGCGTTTCTCCGTTACGCCGCAGACCATTCGCAAGGATTTGAACGAGCTTTGCGAGAGCCGCGCCCTCAACCGCATCCATGGCGGCGCCATTTTTCCCAGCGGCACGGAAAACGTTCGCTACGAGGCCAGACGGTCGATAGCTGCGCCGGAGAAGCAGGCAATCGGCAAGGCCGCGGCGGCGCTTATCCCCAATAAGTCTTCGCTCTTCATCAACATCGGCACGACGACGGAGGCTGTTGGCGAGGCGTTGCTTGACCATAACGAGCTGATGGTCATCACGAACAATATTAATGTTGCCAACAGGTTACGAATATTTCCTTCCATCGAAGTGGTGATAGCGGGCGGCGTGGTTCGTGGCACGGATGGCGGCATCGTCGGTGAAGCGGCGGTTGATTTCATTCGGCAGTTCAAGGTCGATTACGCGGTAATCGGCGTGTCTGCCATTGATAATGACGGCGCGTTGCTGGATTACGACTTTCGTGAAGTGAAGGTCGCGCAGGCCATCATCGCGAACGCACGCCATGTCATTCTTGTTACCGACTCAAGCAAATTCGACCGCACAGCGCCGGTGCGCATCGGCCATCTTTCGCAGGTTCACACCTTCATTACCGATCATTGTCCCATCCCCGCCATCAAGGCCATTTGCCGGGAAAACGAGGTCAATCTGATTGAAACTGGGCCATAATAGGTTTTCGTGAAAATGCATTAAGCATTCGTTTGACATTCGATTTGTTTTCGCTTTAACTGCATTCAACTTTCGAATTGAACAATAAAAAAGCCGCTCAAGCAAGCTGGCATCAGGGAGTGAAAACGTGTCGGGGCAGGAAGTTCGCGATATTTTCGTGATCGGTGGTGGAATCAACGGCTGCGGCATTGCGCGCGATGCGGCGGGCCGTGGATATTCCGTGACACTGGCCGAAATGAACGATTTCGCCTCCGGCACATCTTCCGGCGCAACCAAGCTCATCCATGGTGGCCTTCGTTATCTCGAGCATTATGAATTCCGCCTTGTGCGCGAAGCGTTGATGGAACGCGAGGTCCTTTGGGCCATGGCGCCGCACATCATCTGGCCAATGCGCTTCGTCCTGCCGTTCCACAAGGGAGGCATTCGTCCAGCCTGGCTCATTCGTCTTGGCCTTTTCCTCTATGATCACCTCGGCGGTCGCAAGCTTTTGCCAGCAACGAAGTCGCTCGACATGCGTCGCGATCCCGCGGGCAAGCCGCTGAAACCGCTTTTCACTAAAGCCTTCGAATATTCCGACGGCTGGGTGGATGATGCGCGCATGGTGGTGCTCAACGCCCGAGATGCCGCAGATCGTGGCGCAGACATTATGAGCCGCGCCAAGGTAACGTCCGTTCGTCGTGAAAATGGCCTCTGGAACGTCGAAGTGAAGGATATGGCGAGTGGCGCGGTGAAAAGCGTTCAAGCCCGTATGCTGGTCAACGCTTCAGGTCCATGGGTCGATAATGTTCTTTCGAATGCCGCCGGGCGCAATCAGGTGCACAATGTGCGTCTGGTTCAGGGCAGCCACATCATCGTCAAAAAGAAGTTCAGCGATCCGCGCGCCTATTTCTTCCAGAACCCCGACAATCGCATCATCTTCGCAATTCCTTACGAGACCGATTTTACGCTGATCGGCACCACGGACCGCGATTACGAAGGCGATCCGTCACAGGTGAAGATCAGCAACGAAGAGACGGATTATCTCTGCAAGGCGGCCAGCGAATATTTCGCCGAACCGGTGACGAAGGACGATATCGTCTGGACATATTCTGCCGTTCGCCCGCTTTACGACGACGGCGCTTCGAAAGCGCAGGAAGCCACGCGCGATTACGTGCTGAAGTTGGAAAACGCTTCGGGCGAAGCGCCGCTTCTGAATGTTTTCGGCGGCAAGCTGACGACCTATCGTCGCCTCTCCGAGCATGCGCTCGAGAAGGTCGGTGAGGCCATTGGTGAAAAGGGCTCGCCCTGGACGGCCAAGAGTTCGCTTCCGGGCGGCGATTTTGCACCAACGGGATATGACGCTGAAGTCAGCAAATTGAAGGCCCGTTATGGCTTTCTTTCAGACCGACAGGCGCGCCGTTTCATACGGCTCTATGGCACCAAAGCCGCTGTGTTTTTAGGCGATGCGAAGAGCGTGGAGGCACTTGGTCTTCACTTCGGCGGTGATCTTTATGAACGCGAAGTGGAATGGCTGATCCAGCAGGAATGGGCCAGAACCAGCGACGATATTTTATGGCGAAGAACGAAGCAGGGTCTGCATTTTTCCAAGCAGGAAGCTGCCGCACTTGAAAACTACCTGGCGGCAAAAGCTGCCTGATAATAGAGCATTTCCAGCAAAAGTGCGTAGCGGTTTTGCGTCCGGAAAATGCGTTAAAACAAAGATTTAGAGCATTGAAGCGTTTCGGAGAAATGCGGAAATGCTCTAGCGCCGTTACAGGCGTCGCATACTAAAATTAATGCAGAAATCTTGCTGGTTGGAGGAGGCCGCGGGACATAATGCTTGAATTGCGCAACATCGCGAAGATGGTGGGTGGCGAATATCATATTCACCCCACCAGTCTCTTACTCAAGCGGGGCACGCTCAACGTCCTGCTTGGCCCGACATTGTCCGGCAAAACCTCTTTGATGCGGCTGATGGCTGGCTTGGACAAGCCAACCGAAGGTTCGCTCCATTTCGACGGAGCCGATGTCACGGGTAAACGCGTGCAGGACCGCAGCGTTGCGATGGTGTACCAGCAGTTCATCAACTATCCTGCACTCAGCGTTTATGAAAACATCGCCTCCCCCATGCGGATTGCGAAGAAGGATCGTGCGACAATCGACCGCGAGGTCCGCAAAGCTGCCGATCTTCTAAAGCTGACGCCTTATCTGGAGCGCACGCCGCTCAATCTATCCGGTGGTCAGCAACAGCGTACCGCGCTGGCGCGCGCCATCGTCAAGAATGCAAGCCTCGTTCTCCTGGACGAGCCGCTCGCCAACCTCGACTACAAGCTGCGTGAGGAACTGCGCGAAGAACTGCCGAAGATATTCGCTTCTTCCGGCGCGATTTTCGTTTACGCCACGACTGAGCCTTCCGAAGCGCTTCTTCTCGGCGGCAATACCGCGACCATGCATCATGGTCGCATCACGCAATATGGCCCGACCATCGATATGTACCGAAACCCGGTCGATCTCGTTTCCGCCAGAACATTTGCCGACCCGCCGCTGAATATCGTGGAATTGACGAAGAATGGCGGTTCTTTCCTGCATAATGGCGCGCAAGTTTTTGCGGTACCGCCGCATCTCGCAAGCATTGCGGACGGTCCAGTCACAGTGGCGTTTCATCCTCACCATCTCTATCCAACGCCGACCCACGGCGCTGCGGTGAAGCTCGAAGCGAAGACGCTGGTCTCGGAAATCGCAGGTTCGGAAAGCTTCATCCATCTGGATTTCGCAGGCCATCGCTGGGTCATGCTGACGCGTGGCATTCTCGATATCGAGCCGGACCGGCAGATCGATATCTATCTCGACACCCGTCACCTGATGGCCTTCGATGTGAATGGCCGTTCCCTTGCCACCCCGCAACAAGCTGCCGCGTGAGGAGACAGAGACATGGCACGTATCAGTCTCGACCACATCCGCCACGCCTATAATGCCAAAGCGAAAGCGGCCAATGATTACGCCCTGAAGGAAGTGAACCACGAGTGGAGCGATGGCGGTGCCTATGCCCTGCTCGGCCCTTCCGGCTGCGGCAAGACGACTCTGCTGAACATCATTTCCGGGCTCATAAACCCATCCGATGGACGCATTCTGTTCGATGGCAAAGACGTGACGAACCTGCCGACGGAGCAGCGCAACATTGCGCAGGTCTTCCAGTTCCCTGTAATCTACGACACGATGACGGTCTATGACAATCTGGCCTTTCCCCTGCGCAATCGCGGTGTGGCGGAAACGGAAGTCGACCGTCGCGTCAACGAAATTCTGGAGATGATCGATCTCGGATCGATGGCGAAGCGCCGGGCGCGCCGACTGACCGCCGATCAGAAGCAGAAGATTTCACTCGGTCGCGGACTGGTTCGCAACGACGTCAACGCCATCCTCTTCGATGAACCGCTGACCGTCATCGATCCGCATATGAAGTGGGTGCTGCGCTCGCAGTTGAAGCGCCTGCACCGCCAGTTCGGCTTCACCATGGTCTATGTCACGCATGACCAGACGGAAGCGCTGACTTTCGCCGACAAGGTTGTCGTCATGTATGACGGCCAGATCGTACAAATCGGCACGCCTGCGGAGCTGTTCGAACGCCCCAGCCACACCTTCGTCGGTTACTTCATCGGCTCACCGGGCATGAATGTGCTTCCGGTTTCGCTCGATGGCGCACAGGCGAAGATTGGCGATCAGAATATCGCGCTTACCTCGGCACCGGCCTTCGAATCCGGCGCGAAGACGGAACTCGGTATCAGACCCGAATTCATCTCGCTTGGGCGCGAAGGCATGCCGGTGTCCATCAACAAGGTTGAGGATATCGGGCGTCAGAAGGTCGTGCGCTCCAGCTTCGCTGGCCACCCGCTGACCATCGTTGTCCCTGAAGACGGTGAAATTCCAGCCGAGCCGCGCGTCACCTTCGATCCAAAGGCCATCGGGATTTATGCCGATAGCTGGCGCGTCGGCACAGGAGCCTGAACCATGGAAAAGACAGTCAACAACAAAGCCTGGTTCCTCGTCATTCCGGTTCTGGTGCTCGTCGCTTTTTCGGCGGTCATCCCGCTCATGACGGTCGTCAATTATTCGGTTCAGGATACGTTCGGCAATAACGAGTTTTTCTGGGCAGGCACGGACTGGTTCGTGCAGATGCTGCACTCCCCTCGCTTCTGGGATGCGCTGATGCGCAACCTGATCTTCTCGCTCGTGATCCTCGCCATCGAAATTCCGCTCGGCATTCTGATTGCGTTGAACATGCCGAAGACGGGCCTGGGTGTGCCGGTCTGCCTCGTGCTGATGGCGCTGCCGCTTCTCATTCCATGGAACGTGGTTGGCACCATCTGGCAGGTTTTCGGACGTGTCGATATCGGCTTCCTCGGCCATTACCTCTCGATGCTCGGCATAGACTACAACTACACACAGGATCCGGTGGATGCATGGGCGACCGTCATCATCATGGATGTCTGGCACTGGACAAGCCTTGTCGTGCTGCTGTGCTATGCCGGTCTGGTCTCGATCCCTGATGCCTATTATCAGGCAGCCCGTATCGATGGCGCCTCGCGCTGGTCGGTGTTCCGCTTCATCCAGTTGCCGAAGATGAAACGCGTGCTTTTGATCGCCGTGCTGCTGCGCTTCATGGACAGCTTCATGATCTATACCGAACCCTTCGTCGTCACCGGCGGCGGGCCCGGCAACTCCACGACATTCCTGTCCATCGATCTCGTGAAAATGGCAGTCGGTCAGTTCGACCTGGGACCAGCTGCGGCAATGTCGATCATCTACTTCCTGATCATCCTTGCCCTGTCGTGGATATTCTACACCGTCATGACCAACAGCGACGCAGACGCGTAAGAAAGGAGAACGTTATGAACAATTCCACCATGTCCCGCTTCTCCTTTCTGATCCCGACGATCTACATTCTCTTCCTGTTGCTGCCGATCTACTGGCTCGTGAATATGAGCTTCAAGGAGAATGCTGAAATTCTGGGTGCCTTTTCGCTGTGGCCACAGAACCCGACGCTTCGCAATTACACGATCATCTTTACCGATCCATCGTGGTATAACGGCTATATCAATTCCATCATCTATGTGGTGCTGAACACGATCATCTCGGTGGCAGCAGCGCTTCCGGCGGCCTATGCTTTCTCTCGCTATCGCTTCCTTGGCGACAAACACCTGTTCTTCTGGCTGCTGACGAACCGCATGGCCCCGCCTGCCGTCTTCGCCCTGCCCTTTTTCCAGCTCTACTCGGCATTCGGCCTGATCGACACGCATATCGCAGTCGCCATCGCCCACTGCCTGTTCAACGTGCCGCTGGCGGTATGGATTTTGGAGGGCTTCATGTCTGGCGTTCCGAAGGAAATCGATGAAACCGCCTATATCGACGGCTACTCCTTCCCGCGCTTCTTCGTGAAAATCTTCATGCCCTTGATCGCAAGCGGCATCGGTGTCGCTGCCTTCTTCTGCTTCATGTTCTCGTGGGTCGAACTGCTGCTGGCCAGAACGCTGACGACGACTGCGGCAAAGCCGATTGCGGCGACCATGACGAGAACGGTTTCCGCCTCCGGCATGGACTGGGGCGTGCTGGCGGCAGCCGGTGTGCTGACCATCATTCCCGGTGCGCTGGTCATCTATTTCGTCCGAAACTACATCGCCAAGGGCTTTGCCCTGGGCCGCGTCTAGCAAAAGGAGCAGACAATGCATTTTTCCTGGATGGCATGGACGCTGCCAACGGCGCTGTTTTTCCTGACGATCCTTGCCCTGCTGATTGGAATGGCGGTTTGGGAATATTTCTCGCCCGGCGGCAATCCGCGCATCGGCATTCTTCGGTTCGAAACGACGAGGGGAGACAGGCTCTTCGTTTCGCTGCTCGGCTCAGCCTTCATCAATCTGGCCTGGCTCGGCTTTGTCGGCCCCGGCCTATGGTGGGCGCTCGCTCTTTCGGTGGTCTATGCGATTGGGGTTTTCCGCTTCGTATAGCCGCCGACGACATACCGGGACGGAGGACGGCCCGGCTTTAAGTACCTGAAGCAATCGCAAAACCCTGGGAGGACTAAAATGCGAATGCATCTTCTGACAACGACGGCAGCGGCGCTGCTGGCAATTACCGGCGTGGCTCACGCTGGCATGAACGAGGCGAAATCCTTCCTCGACAAGGAAGTCGGCGACCTCTCTTCCCTTTCCCGTGCGGACCAGGAAAAGGAAATGCAGTGGTTCATCGATGCGGCGAAGCCTTTCGCTGGCATGGATATCAAGGTCGTTTCGGAAACGCTGACCACGCATGAATATGAATCCAAGGTGCTGGCCAAGGCATTCTCGGAAATCACCGGCATCAAGATTACTCACGACCTGATCGGCGAAGGTGACGTCGTTGAAAAGCTGCAGACGCAGATGCAGTCCGGCGAAAACATCTACGATGCCTTCGTCAACGATAGTGACTTGATCGGCACCCATTGGCGCTACCAGCAGGTGCGCAACCTCACCGACTGGATGGCGGGCGAAGGCAAGGACGTGACCAACCCCGGTCTCGACCTGAAGGACTTCATCGGCACCAAGTTCACGACAGCACCGGATGGCAAGCTTTACCAGCTTCCCGACCAGCAGTTCGCAAACCTTTACTGGTTCCGCTATGACTGGTTCAACGATGCCAAGAACAAGGCCGACTTCAAGGCCAAGTATGGCTACGACCTCGGCGTTCCGGTCAACTGGTCTGCATATGAAGACATTGCCGAATTCTTTACCGGCCGTGAAATCAACGGCAAGAAAGTCTACGGCCATATGGACTATGGCAAGAAGGACCCATCTCTCGGCTGGCGCTTCACCGATGCATGGCTTTCCATGGCCGGTAACGGCGACAAGGGCCTGCCGAACGGCTTGCCGGTCGATGAATGGGGTATCAAGGTCAACGAAAAGTCCCAGCCGGTCGGCTCCTGCGTTGCACGCGGTGGTGACACCAACGGCCCTGCTTCCGTCTACGCTATCCAGAAATATCTCGACTGGTTGAAGGCTTACGCGCCTCCAGCAGCGCAGGGCATGAACTTCTCTGAATCCGGCCCGGTTCCGGCGCAGGGTGAAGTCGCGCAGCAGATTTTCTGGTACACCGCCTTTACCGCAGATGCAGTCAAGAAGGGTCTGCCCGTCGTCAACGAGGATGGCACGCCGAAGTGGCGCATGGCTCCCTCCCCGCACGGCGTCTATTGGAAGGATGGCATGAAGCTCGGCTATCAGGACGTTGGTTCCTGGACGCTGATGAAATCCACCCCGACAGACCGCGCCAAGGCTGCATGGCTCTACGCGCAGTTCGTCACCTCCAAGACGGTGGACGTGAAGAAGGCTCATGTCGGCCTGACGCTCATTCGTGAATCGACCATCAACC containing:
- a CDS encoding carbohydrate ABC transporter permease, with the translated sequence MEKTVNNKAWFLVIPVLVLVAFSAVIPLMTVVNYSVQDTFGNNEFFWAGTDWFVQMLHSPRFWDALMRNLIFSLVILAIEIPLGILIALNMPKTGLGVPVCLVLMALPLLIPWNVVGTIWQVFGRVDIGFLGHYLSMLGIDYNYTQDPVDAWATVIIMDVWHWTSLVVLLCYAGLVSIPDAYYQAARIDGASRWSVFRFIQLPKMKRVLLIAVLLRFMDSFMIYTEPFVVTGGGPGNSTTFLSIDLVKMAVGQFDLGPAAAMSIIYFLIILALSWIFYTVMTNSDADA
- a CDS encoding carbohydrate ABC transporter permease, producing the protein MNNSTMSRFSFLIPTIYILFLLLPIYWLVNMSFKENAEILGAFSLWPQNPTLRNYTIIFTDPSWYNGYINSIIYVVLNTIISVAAALPAAYAFSRYRFLGDKHLFFWLLTNRMAPPAVFALPFFQLYSAFGLIDTHIAVAIAHCLFNVPLAVWILEGFMSGVPKEIDETAYIDGYSFPRFFVKIFMPLIASGIGVAAFFCFMFSWVELLLARTLTTTAAKPIAATMTRTVSASGMDWGVLAAAGVLTIIPGALVIYFVRNYIAKGFALGRV
- a CDS encoding DUF2160 domain-containing protein; this encodes MHFSWMAWTLPTALFFLTILALLIGMAVWEYFSPGGNPRIGILRFETTRGDRLFVSLLGSAFINLAWLGFVGPGLWWALALSVVYAIGVFRFV
- a CDS encoding extracellular solute-binding protein is translated as MRMHLLTTTAAALLAITGVAHAGMNEAKSFLDKEVGDLSSLSRADQEKEMQWFIDAAKPFAGMDIKVVSETLTTHEYESKVLAKAFSEITGIKITHDLIGEGDVVEKLQTQMQSGENIYDAFVNDSDLIGTHWRYQQVRNLTDWMAGEGKDVTNPGLDLKDFIGTKFTTAPDGKLYQLPDQQFANLYWFRYDWFNDAKNKADFKAKYGYDLGVPVNWSAYEDIAEFFTGREINGKKVYGHMDYGKKDPSLGWRFTDAWLSMAGNGDKGLPNGLPVDEWGIKVNEKSQPVGSCVARGGDTNGPASVYAIQKYLDWLKAYAPPAAQGMNFSESGPVPAQGEVAQQIFWYTAFTADAVKKGLPVVNEDGTPKWRMAPSPHGVYWKDGMKLGYQDVGSWTLMKSTPTDRAKAAWLYAQFVTSKTVDVKKAHVGLTLIRESTINHESFTKRAKDLGGLIEFYRSPARVQWSPTGTNVPDYPKLAQLWWQAVGDASSGAKTAQEAMDSLCAEQEKVMQRLERAGVQGDKGPKLAEEHDLEYWNKDAVSKGHLAPQLKIADEKEKPVTVNYDELVKSWQK